In one window of Photorhabdus laumondii subsp. laumondii DNA:
- the nhaC gene encoding Na+/H+ antiporter NhaC translates to MDDKKKLNLGLAILPIAAMLLLLVIGYGQLNLRIESLLLISAAIAATLAYWQGYRWNDIIDAIVTKLAKAMPVIMILICVGGLIGTWMFSGTIPYMVYWGLKLISPQYILIAAFFITSVISVCTGTSWGSAGTVGVALMGVAAGLDVSLAAAAGAVVSGAYFGDKISPLSDSTNFAAIVADTDLYSHVQHLMYTTIPGFVLAAIVYFIVGHTSLTGNVATPEKVTEIVQSLESLYHFNLLLILPPILVLWGAITKRPVIPVMLAACALAIVLGIGLQGLTLKQGLNALIDGFNLSMFSDQGHNITGVVSDVSRLLNRGGMFSMMSTILLAFCAFAFAGALALTGALTIIINRLLQVVHTTGQLIAATLATTILVTGATCNGKLALLIPAELFKDAYRRMGLDNKNLSRTIEDGCTVIEPLIPWTAAGIYMATTLGVSTLELLPWAIQCYSAIFFALIYGFTGFGIAKITPENSLNKKEIQREIA, encoded by the coding sequence ATGGATGACAAGAAAAAGCTTAATTTGGGACTCGCTATACTGCCAATCGCAGCAATGCTCTTATTGTTAGTTATTGGATATGGTCAACTGAATTTACGCATCGAATCCCTATTACTGATATCAGCAGCAATAGCAGCTACCTTGGCATATTGGCAAGGTTATCGTTGGAATGACATTATCGATGCTATTGTGACAAAGCTGGCTAAAGCGATGCCGGTGATCATGATACTGATTTGCGTAGGCGGGCTAATTGGGACTTGGATGTTCAGCGGAACCATACCGTATATGGTGTATTGGGGGTTAAAACTGATTAGCCCCCAATACATACTGATTGCGGCTTTTTTTATCACGAGCGTTATCTCGGTTTGTACCGGTACGTCATGGGGGTCAGCCGGCACAGTGGGGGTTGCTCTGATGGGCGTCGCTGCTGGCCTTGATGTATCTTTGGCCGCGGCAGCCGGAGCGGTTGTTTCAGGTGCGTATTTCGGCGATAAAATTTCACCGTTATCTGACTCAACAAACTTTGCTGCCATCGTTGCCGATACTGATCTTTACAGTCATGTTCAACATTTGATGTATACCACTATTCCCGGCTTTGTTTTAGCCGCTATTGTCTATTTTATTGTGGGTCATACAAGCTTAACAGGTAACGTGGCAACACCGGAAAAAGTTACAGAAATTGTGCAATCTCTTGAAAGCCTGTATCACTTCAATTTATTGCTGATTTTGCCACCGATATTGGTTTTATGGGGAGCAATAACAAAACGTCCGGTGATACCCGTCATGCTTGCTGCCTGTGCATTAGCTATTGTACTTGGCATAGGTCTCCAAGGGCTCACCCTTAAACAGGGCCTTAATGCGTTGATAGACGGTTTCAATCTCTCGATGTTCTCTGACCAGGGACACAACATTACCGGAGTTGTTAGCGATGTCTCCCGTCTGCTCAATCGTGGTGGCATGTTCTCGATGATGAGTACTATCCTGCTTGCATTTTGTGCATTCGCGTTCGCTGGTGCTTTAGCACTCACTGGTGCTTTGACCATCATCATTAACCGGCTTCTACAAGTTGTTCACACAACCGGGCAACTTATCGCTGCAACCTTGGCAACAACTATTCTGGTAACCGGCGCAACTTGCAATGGAAAGCTGGCTCTCCTCATCCCGGCTGAGCTATTCAAAGATGCTTATCGTCGCATGGGGCTGGATAATAAAAATCTGTCACGAACAATAGAAGATGGTTGTACCGTCATAGAACCGTTGATCCCTTGGACTGCCGCTGGCATTTATATGGCGACGACATTGGGTGTCAGTACGCTTGAGCTACTGCCTTGGGCTATCCAGTGCTATTCTGCCATCTTCTTTGCTCTCATTTATGGCTTTACTGGTTTCGGTATCGCAAAAATCACGCCGGAGAACTCCCTGAATAAAAAGGAAATCCAACGTGAAATTGCCTGA
- a CDS encoding LacI family DNA-binding transcriptional regulator — protein sequence MTTMKDVAHQAGVSVATVSRVINNTAYVEPGTRERVEKAMREFNYHRNSAALALAKRCGNMLGLLTGNLADPFFSLLARGVEKVARQEKVKLMVCSGGYQAELEKSALDFLINQGCEAIVAHVSRMSDVDVLRYAAHTPGLVIINRYFPAIANRCIWLDNVSASQIATNYLLQNGHRKIACVTANLPIDNRRLRLEGYYAAMANAGVTVPGDWVISVPFNEKGGELAAEKLLDSDIGFTAAVTFNDVMAAGMMRSLHQRKIKLPEQLSIVGFDDIVPARYLYPPLTTVHNPIERMAQRAANLALQLSAKKEITPQMNMFSAELVIRDSVFLIE from the coding sequence ATGACCACAATGAAAGACGTAGCCCATCAAGCTGGAGTATCCGTAGCCACTGTAAGCCGTGTCATTAATAATACCGCTTATGTCGAACCGGGCACTCGTGAGCGTGTAGAGAAAGCTATGCGTGAGTTCAATTATCATCGTAATTCTGCCGCACTTGCATTAGCGAAAAGGTGCGGGAATATGTTGGGTTTACTCACCGGTAATTTAGCTGATCCGTTTTTTTCGCTTTTAGCTCGCGGGGTTGAAAAAGTTGCCCGACAAGAAAAAGTAAAACTGATGGTTTGTAGTGGCGGATATCAAGCTGAACTTGAGAAATCTGCCTTAGATTTTTTAATTAATCAGGGATGCGAAGCAATAGTAGCGCATGTTAGTAGGATGAGTGATGTAGATGTATTACGTTATGCCGCTCATACACCAGGATTGGTGATTATCAATCGATATTTCCCTGCTATCGCCAACCGGTGCATTTGGTTAGATAATGTCAGCGCTTCTCAGATTGCTACCAACTATCTTCTTCAAAACGGCCATCGAAAAATTGCTTGTGTAACGGCAAATCTACCGATTGATAATAGAAGGCTCCGTCTGGAGGGATATTATGCAGCAATGGCTAATGCGGGTGTTACAGTACCTGGCGATTGGGTTATCAGTGTTCCATTTAATGAAAAGGGTGGAGAACTGGCAGCAGAAAAGCTCTTAGACAGCGACATCGGCTTTACCGCGGCAGTAACATTCAATGATGTTATGGCTGCTGGTATGATGCGCTCCCTACATCAACGGAAAATCAAATTACCGGAACAACTGTCGATTGTTGGGTTTGATGATATTGTCCCGGCCCGATATCTTTATCCTCCCTTAACTACCGTACATAATCCAATAGAACGAATGGCTCAGCGGGCGGCTAATCTGGCATTGCAACTCAGTGCCAAAAAAGAAATAACTCCACAGATGAATATGTTCTCAGCCGAACTCGTTATCAGAGATTCCGTTTTTTTAATCGAGTAA
- a CDS encoding helix-turn-helix transcriptional regulator — translation MSQITPQLTNMWDKSHESWFVKDKNLRFMYANKVFIKLSKLPEHFDVTGYTAKELPTPFNHLVHLFEEHDRKVLQAMQRISSIGAYLQSDSQQLKPYFCEKYPLMDENNQCIGVICHIKEINHFSVHHYIKNDTTMSVKHSPPNNILTEKEWIVIFLFCRGISNRCIANEMKISCRTLEGYFQSIYEKLSIGSIIELKLFCENNHYDLYIPPKYFKSMNHFFLD, via the coding sequence ATGAGTCAAATCACCCCTCAGCTAACAAATATGTGGGATAAAAGTCATGAATCATGGTTTGTAAAAGATAAGAATCTTCGTTTTATGTATGCAAATAAAGTATTTATCAAATTAAGTAAGTTACCTGAACACTTTGATGTCACGGGATATACTGCTAAAGAATTACCTACACCGTTTAATCATCTTGTTCACCTTTTTGAAGAACATGACCGTAAGGTTTTACAGGCGATGCAACGAATATCATCTATTGGGGCTTATCTTCAAAGCGATAGCCAGCAGCTTAAGCCTTATTTTTGTGAAAAATACCCGTTAATGGATGAAAATAATCAATGTATTGGAGTAATTTGCCACATTAAAGAAATAAATCATTTTTCAGTACATCATTATATTAAAAATGACACAACTATGTCTGTTAAGCATAGCCCCCCGAATAATATATTGACAGAGAAAGAGTGGATAGTAATCTTTTTATTTTGCCGTGGCATCAGTAATCGATGTATTGCTAACGAAATGAAAATTTCATGTCGTACTTTGGAGGGGTATTTCCAAAGTATATATGAAAAATTATCGATCGGATCAATTATTGAATTGAAGCTATTTTGCGAAAATAATCATTATGATCTCTATATTCCACCAAAATATTTTAAATCTATGAACCATTTTTTTTTGGATTAA
- a CDS encoding PAS domain-containing protein, with product MKNCTISPQIINTMEISNEPWGIKDSSSCFIYGNKALSSIKNFSQSFDYSGLYDHELPWDGAEFAKEYIHHDQKVMKTGKNICSLETHIFGKEQILSSYFCEKMPFYHEDGSCIGVIYHCWRIKDYSLTRLYQYHNKLPSSILLQPPTDLFTEREWDIIFLFLQKYTINQIGIILNLDSSVIENHTDRIYHKININSTLQLEEYCRVNSLYHYIPEKFLLT from the coding sequence ATGAAGAACTGTACGATATCACCTCAGATTATCAATACAATGGAAATAAGTAATGAACCTTGGGGAATAAAAGATAGTTCTTCATGTTTTATTTATGGTAATAAAGCGTTAAGTTCTATCAAAAATTTCTCACAATCATTTGATTACAGCGGGCTTTATGATCATGAACTCCCTTGGGATGGCGCTGAATTTGCAAAGGAATATATTCATCATGATCAAAAAGTAATGAAAACAGGGAAAAATATATGCTCACTTGAAACACATATATTTGGTAAAGAGCAAATTCTATCATCTTATTTCTGTGAAAAGATGCCTTTTTATCATGAAGATGGAAGTTGTATAGGCGTTATATATCATTGCTGGAGGATAAAGGACTATTCATTAACCCGTCTGTATCAATATCATAATAAACTTCCCTCATCCATTTTACTCCAACCACCGACAGATCTTTTTACTGAGCGTGAATGGGATATTATTTTCCTTTTCTTACAGAAATACACCATAAATCAAATTGGAATAATCTTGAATCTTGATTCTAGTGTAATTGAAAACCATACGGACAGGATATATCATAAAATAAACATAAACTCCACTCTTCAATTAGAAGAATATTGTCGAGTCAATAGTCTTTATCACTATATCCCTGAGAAATTTTTATTAACTTAA
- a CDS encoding magnesium transporter, translated as MKVTSHEKMDALAIANHSINEINADQQRKHRVKNAETTVSAYMSQCFISVSVADSVLSVKSHLIDQLEGEQIPTYLYVIDAEGYLNGILPVKGLLTVADDLFVSDIMRQSYFSVSPEQSRHDVYNLINHSGMDSVPVTHFGKLVGVLRSQDIAELVEDENTLDAHLQGATLPLERPYLSTSPITLWRKRVGWLLLLFVAEAYTGAVLKAFEDQLEAVISLAFFIPLLIGTGGNSGTQITSTLVRAMALGEVSLRNLWAVLRKEISTSFLVAITIGFAALIRAWILGVGIEVTIAVSLAIIAITLWSAIVSSIIPMVLKRLSVDPAVVSAPFIATFIDGTGLIIYFEIAKLVMTELV; from the coding sequence ATGAAAGTCACATCCCATGAAAAAATGGATGCATTAGCGATTGCTAATCATTCTATTAATGAAATAAATGCTGATCAGCAGCGGAAACATCGCGTGAAAAATGCAGAGACAACGGTCAGCGCATATATGAGCCAATGTTTCATTTCTGTATCTGTTGCTGATTCTGTTTTGTCGGTAAAAAGTCATTTGATTGATCAGCTTGAAGGTGAGCAGATCCCAACTTACTTATATGTTATTGATGCTGAAGGCTATCTTAATGGCATATTACCGGTGAAAGGGTTATTAACTGTAGCCGATGATTTATTTGTGTCAGATATTATGAGGCAAAGCTATTTTTCCGTATCACCGGAACAGTCGCGTCATGATGTTTATAATTTGATAAATCACAGTGGTATGGATAGTGTCCCGGTTACCCATTTTGGTAAATTGGTTGGGGTACTACGATCGCAGGATATTGCTGAGTTGGTTGAAGATGAAAATACGTTGGATGCTCATTTGCAGGGGGCAACTTTACCTCTGGAGCGGCCTTATCTGAGTACCAGCCCAATAACATTATGGCGTAAGCGTGTCGGGTGGTTATTATTACTATTTGTTGCAGAAGCTTATACCGGTGCTGTGCTTAAAGCATTTGAAGATCAATTGGAAGCGGTAATTTCTCTCGCATTTTTCATTCCGTTATTAATAGGAACGGGGGGCAACAGCGGGACGCAAATTACCTCAACTTTGGTCAGAGCAATGGCATTGGGGGAAGTGAGTTTGCGTAATCTATGGGCTGTGTTGCGTAAAGAGATTTCCACTTCATTTTTAGTTGCAATAACGATAGGTTTTGCCGCGCTTATCCGTGCCTGGATATTAGGTGTCGGTATTGAAGTGACGATTGCTGTTAGTTTGGCCATCATTGCAATCACCCTCTGGAGTGCCATTGTTTCTTCCATTATTCCAATGGTATTGAAAAGGCTATCTGTTGATCCGGCTGTTGTATCTGCTCCTTTTATTGCCACGTTTATTGATGGTACAGGGCTGATTATCTATTTCGAAATAGCGAAATTAGTGATGACAGAACTCGTTTAA
- a CDS encoding DUF6694 family lipoprotein, producing the protein MKKLLVICLLGCVLAGCDSQPKMDASNEIALKASIEKVRDRLPDDKKVKFDESIQSAMFNSIDFNDLVKSGSNGDMEKSKQKFYKLLDGKTADQLITEVEKIESKRSKNE; encoded by the coding sequence ATGAAAAAATTGTTAGTAATTTGTTTGTTAGGATGTGTATTAGCTGGCTGTGATAGCCAACCTAAAATGGATGCTTCTAATGAAATCGCGTTGAAAGCATCCATTGAAAAAGTAAGAGATAGGCTACCTGATGATAAAAAAGTGAAGTTTGATGAATCAATTCAATCGGCTATGTTTAATAGTATCGATTTTAATGATTTGGTTAAATCAGGTTCTAATGGTGACATGGAAAAATCGAAACAAAAGTTTTATAAATTGCTGGATGGTAAAACGGCTGACCAATTGATTACTGAAGTTGAAAAAATTGAATCTAAGAGATCAAAAAATGAATAA
- a CDS encoding ABC transporter substrate-binding protein has translation MALIHCTAKYILTAILILLPVFAQAKVITVKDVAGRKVKIDAPVSRVMLADSRILIALNILHPDNPLKGIVAWDNALEIKSPDLATTYEKDFPQLRDIPVFPNPYHSDFNVEKALTYKPDLVIFDIGLQTKLNDSGTIMLLEKAGIQVIFIDFHQYPLTNTIPSMILLGKVFNEEENAQKFIEFYQERMKIINQRVGTLGKEQRPPVFIERHAGMLGAEHCCKTFGNGNFGEFVTAAGGDNLGARWFSGIDGEVNEKQLIVSNPEFYLMTAANWDKVRSGSFSVPLGYTGDLKQSQERLKKLLTRPKLSVLRAFREKQVIALYHQYYDTPFNIIAVEIIAKFLHPKLFEDIDPQADNLYLHKTFTALDGNGVFWVTAK, from the coding sequence ATGGCACTCATCCACTGCACTGCAAAATATATTCTGACTGCCATATTGATATTACTGCCTGTCTTTGCGCAAGCAAAAGTCATTACAGTCAAGGACGTTGCTGGGCGGAAGGTTAAAATTGACGCGCCAGTCAGTCGGGTTATGCTGGCTGACAGCCGGATATTGATTGCCCTGAATATTCTTCACCCTGATAATCCGCTTAAAGGTATTGTCGCCTGGGATAATGCACTAGAAATTAAATCTCCAGATTTGGCAACTACTTATGAGAAAGATTTCCCGCAATTGCGGGATATTCCGGTATTCCCTAACCCTTATCACAGTGATTTTAACGTCGAAAAAGCGCTGACTTATAAACCCGATCTGGTTATTTTTGATATTGGTCTTCAAACCAAGCTCAATGATAGTGGAACCATCATGTTACTGGAAAAAGCGGGCATCCAGGTTATCTTTATCGATTTCCATCAATATCCGCTAACAAATACGATTCCAAGTATGATTTTACTTGGGAAGGTATTCAACGAAGAAGAAAATGCACAAAAATTTATTGAGTTTTATCAAGAGAGGATGAAAATCATTAATCAACGCGTTGGTACGCTAGGTAAAGAACAGCGCCCTCCGGTGTTTATCGAACGCCATGCAGGCATGTTAGGTGCGGAACATTGCTGTAAAACTTTCGGAAATGGCAATTTTGGTGAATTTGTTACTGCCGCAGGAGGTGATAACCTCGGCGCTCGCTGGTTTTCAGGTATAGATGGTGAGGTAAACGAAAAACAATTAATCGTCAGTAATCCTGAATTTTATCTGATGACCGCCGCAAATTGGGATAAAGTTCGCTCTGGAAGTTTCTCTGTGCCATTAGGTTATACCGGCGATTTAAAACAGTCACAGGAACGACTAAAAAAATTACTGACACGCCCCAAATTAAGCGTATTAAGAGCCTTTCGCGAAAAGCAAGTAATAGCACTGTACCACCAATATTACGATACGCCGTTTAACATCATTGCTGTTGAGATCATTGCTAAATTCCTGCATCCGAAGTTATTTGAAGATATCGATCCACAAGCTGACAACCTATATCTGCATAAAACTTTTACCGCCCTTGATGGTAACGGAGTATTCTGGGTCACAGCAAAATAA
- a CDS encoding aldehyde dehydrogenase family protein — protein sequence MKRLHDIEKEMLPVESYKMLIGGQWVDSVSKATTKSYNPATGELLAEYASGNAEDVDLAVSAAKKAFHAWSQTSAIERQSALLKIADLLEAEQKRFAILESLDTGKPLNESLYMDLPASIDQFRYFAGVIRSHTDEASVLDTNTLSLVIREPIGVVGQVIPWNFPLLMAAWKLAPALAAGNTIVINPATLTSITLLELGRILDKVLPAGVVNIVTGRGSVVGQAILDHEDVEKVAFTGSTKVGYTVAEAAAKKLIPATLELGGKSANIIFPDANMKKAVKYAAKAILLNQGQACESGSRLFLHKDIHDEFLKSLKTEFESIQVGDPLEKETQMGSQVSQEQMEKILEYVEIAKKEGATIFTGGKRITEKGYDEGFFIQPTIITDVTNDMRVAREEIFGPVLAVIPFSEEEDVIRMANDSDYGLAGAVWTQDIDRALRVAKAVRTGRMWINTYHELPAHAPFGGYKKSGIGRETHKMMLDAYTQVKNIYIKTSEE from the coding sequence ATGAAACGATTACACGATATTGAGAAAGAGATGTTGCCCGTTGAATCCTACAAAATGCTTATTGGTGGGCAATGGGTAGATAGTGTATCCAAAGCAACGACCAAAAGTTATAACCCGGCGACAGGAGAACTCCTGGCTGAATATGCATCCGGTAATGCTGAAGATGTTGATCTTGCTGTCAGCGCTGCAAAAAAAGCCTTCCACGCCTGGAGTCAAACCTCCGCAATCGAAAGACAATCAGCTTTGCTGAAAATTGCTGACTTACTAGAAGCAGAACAAAAACGTTTTGCCATCCTTGAATCACTGGATACTGGCAAACCATTAAATGAATCCCTGTATATGGATTTACCGGCCAGCATTGACCAGTTCCGCTATTTTGCGGGTGTGATCCGTTCCCATACCGATGAAGCTTCAGTTCTGGATACCAATACACTTAGCTTGGTGATCCGTGAACCCATTGGTGTTGTCGGACAGGTAATTCCCTGGAATTTCCCACTACTGATGGCGGCATGGAAACTGGCTCCTGCTCTTGCAGCGGGCAATACCATTGTTATTAACCCGGCAACACTGACATCAATCACTCTGCTTGAATTGGGCAGAATATTGGATAAAGTCCTGCCAGCCGGGGTAGTTAACATTGTTACAGGTCGTGGTTCAGTCGTTGGTCAAGCCATTCTGGATCATGAAGATGTCGAAAAAGTGGCATTCACTGGTTCCACCAAAGTCGGTTATACCGTAGCCGAAGCCGCAGCCAAAAAACTGATCCCTGCAACACTGGAGCTTGGTGGTAAATCAGCCAATATTATCTTCCCTGATGCCAATATGAAAAAAGCAGTAAAATATGCGGCCAAAGCTATTTTGCTGAATCAGGGCCAAGCGTGTGAATCAGGTTCCCGGTTGTTCCTGCATAAAGATATTCATGATGAATTCCTCAAATCGCTGAAAACAGAATTCGAATCCATCCAGGTTGGTGATCCATTGGAAAAAGAAACTCAGATGGGAAGCCAAGTCAGCCAGGAACAAATGGAAAAAATTCTCGAATACGTGGAAATTGCGAAAAAAGAGGGTGCAACCATTTTCACGGGGGGTAAACGCATTACTGAAAAAGGTTATGACGAGGGTTTCTTTATTCAACCAACTATCATTACCGATGTCACTAATGACATGCGAGTCGCACGCGAAGAGATTTTTGGCCCTGTATTGGCCGTGATTCCATTCAGCGAAGAAGAAGACGTGATCAGAATGGCAAATGATTCTGATTATGGCCTGGCTGGTGCTGTCTGGACACAGGATATCGACCGAGCACTACGCGTAGCTAAAGCTGTCAGAACTGGCCGTATGTGGATTAACACTTACCATGAACTGCCTGCTCACGCCCCATTTGGTGGCTACAAAAAATCAGGCATTGGCAGAGAAACACACAAAATGATGTTGGATGCTTACACTCAGGTCAAAAACATCTATATCAAAACCAGTGAAGAATAA
- a CDS encoding alanine/glycine:cation symporter family protein, protein MELITEWLSAINGVVLGVPMMVGLLGVGLFMQLRLSFLPIRKLGTGFKLLFERNHQRGEGQISPFNALMTALSATIGTGNIAGVATAVVLGGPGALFWMWITALVGMATKYSEAVLAVRFREVDKNGHYVGGPMYYIKNGLGKKWAWLGTLFAVFGSIACFGIGNTVQANSVADVLQSNFGVSTMVTAIVLAILVGAVLIGGIKRIADVAGKLVPFMTVAYLAAGIIVLGMNFSEIPAAFVLIVKSAFTPVAAQGGFAGAAVWAAIRFGVARGIFSNEAGLGSAPIAHATAKTQNPIRQGLIAMLGTFIDTIIVCSITGLTIVITGGWLNGQTGATLTATSFAMAIPGGNYIVAGALVIFAFTTILGWSFYGEKCTQYLFGQKAITPFRVVWIIALMVGATQSLDFVWLLADTLNAMMAIPNLIALALLSPVVYRLTKEHIKDVNADSIDIKAKI, encoded by the coding sequence ATGGAATTAATCACAGAATGGCTGAGTGCTATTAACGGGGTAGTATTGGGAGTGCCGATGATGGTCGGTCTTTTGGGGGTTGGGTTGTTCATGCAGCTCCGCCTCTCTTTTCTGCCTATACGTAAATTGGGAACGGGTTTTAAATTACTATTTGAGCGTAATCATCAGCGGGGAGAAGGGCAGATATCACCATTTAACGCACTGATGACTGCGCTTTCTGCCACCATAGGAACGGGTAATATCGCTGGCGTGGCTACCGCAGTTGTATTGGGTGGGCCAGGTGCGCTGTTTTGGATGTGGATAACTGCATTAGTGGGCATGGCAACCAAATATTCAGAGGCGGTACTGGCAGTCCGTTTCCGTGAGGTTGACAAAAACGGTCACTATGTTGGTGGCCCCATGTATTACATAAAAAACGGTTTAGGTAAAAAGTGGGCCTGGTTGGGGACGTTGTTTGCGGTGTTTGGCAGTATTGCTTGTTTCGGTATTGGTAATACCGTACAAGCGAATTCGGTTGCTGATGTGCTGCAAAGTAACTTTGGCGTTTCTACCATGGTAACGGCCATCGTATTGGCAATTCTAGTTGGTGCAGTGCTTATCGGGGGGATTAAACGTATTGCTGATGTCGCCGGTAAATTAGTGCCATTTATGACGGTTGCCTATCTCGCTGCTGGGATTATTGTTCTGGGAATGAATTTCAGTGAAATTCCCGCTGCATTTGTTCTGATTGTTAAATCTGCATTTACACCTGTTGCGGCCCAAGGTGGTTTTGCGGGTGCAGCAGTGTGGGCGGCAATTCGCTTTGGTGTCGCTCGTGGCATTTTCTCTAATGAAGCGGGATTGGGAAGCGCGCCGATTGCTCATGCAACAGCTAAAACTCAAAACCCGATTCGTCAGGGGTTGATCGCTATGCTAGGGACTTTCATCGATACCATTATTGTTTGTTCCATCACTGGCTTAACTATCGTCATTACTGGTGGTTGGTTGAACGGTCAGACAGGTGCGACACTGACAGCGACTTCTTTCGCGATGGCGATTCCTGGTGGCAACTATATTGTCGCGGGTGCTCTGGTAATATTTGCCTTTACCACAATTCTTGGCTGGAGTTTCTACGGTGAAAAATGTACTCAATATCTATTTGGGCAAAAAGCTATTACGCCTTTCCGTGTAGTATGGATTATTGCTTTGATGGTAGGTGCTACTCAGTCATTGGATTTTGTCTGGTTATTGGCAGATACATTGAATGCGATGATGGCAATACCGAACCTAATTGCATTAGCATTGTTAAGCCCAGTTGTTTATCGGCTGACGAAAGAGCATATTAAAGATGTGAATGCAGATAGTATTGATATTAAAGCCAAAATTTAA